A stretch of the Papaver somniferum cultivar HN1 chromosome 6, ASM357369v1, whole genome shotgun sequence genome encodes the following:
- the LOC113287308 gene encoding polygalacturonase QRT3-like gives MRVTNAKKALGLSMLIGFISSSLIIIHVVVGSTTTTAATDDHHQHHHHRDEKYNQEMNQMKGIKTMFLGRNLVSVPPLPSISPFPSHPPQQMSPADSRVYKVTAYGADPTGKTDSTKALQQAFLDAFNAATTTATANDKLNEFLMQGITDLGGPQINLEGGSYTISSPLHFPPTGGGNLVIHGGSLRASESFPKDGYLIQLSASSRSSSSGLDSENKDMKQNNGSTSTSSYKQDNGMEQELTSSAYAYEYITVKDVMLDANYTGGGISVINSLRTTIDNCYISHFTTDGILVQGGHETYIHNSFLGQHITAGGDPGEKNFGGTGINIMGNDNAVTDVVIFSAETGIRISGQANILTGVHCYNKATGWGGTGVYLTSAGSIQTRIANSYMDFTGIVAEDPSQLHISNTFFLGDGFILLKSNRGEIHGVNIVDNMFSGSGKGIDIVQLDQSKSPFTTVDQIVVDRNNARGMNLRSTVGKGSIQGNGSSWSLDFNGVLLFPNLIKHVQYTLSTSTGSFPNHALTNVTGNRVVVESDKPVAAKVFVTVDQSTTIDS, from the exons ATGAGAGTAACAAACGCAAAGAAAGCTCTGGGTTTGTCAATGTTGATTGGGTTTATTAGTTCTAGTCTCATTATAATACATGTCGTTGTTGGTTCTACTACTACTACTGCTGCTACTGatgatcatcatcaacatcatcatcatcgtgaTGAGAAGTACAATCaagaaatgaatcaaatgaaggGTATTAAAACGATGTTTCTTGGAAGAAATTTGGTTTCTGTTCCCCCACTTCCTTCAATTTCTCCTTTTCCTAGTCATCCACCACAACAG ATGTCACCGGCAGATTCACGAGTATATAAAGTAACGGCTTATGGTGCAGACCCAACAGGAAAAACAGATAGCACGAAAGCTCTGCAGCAAGCATTTCTTGACGCTTTTAATGCAGCAACAACAACCGCAACTGCAAATGATAAACTTAATGAGTTTCTAATGCAAGGCATAACTGATCTTGGAGGTCCTCAAATTAACCTTGAAGGAGGTTCATATACCATCAGCAGTCCTTTACATTTTCCACCCACAGGAGGAGGAAACTTAGTG ATTCATGGAGGATCATTACGGGCATCAGAAAGCTTTCCAAAAGACGGATACCTAATCCAGCTTTCCGCGTCGTCTAGGTCATCAAGTAGTGGCCTTGACTCGGAGAACAAGGATATGAAACAGAATAATGGTAGTACTAGTACTAGTTCATATAAACAGGATAATGGAATGGAACAAGAGCTTACTTCATCAGCTTACGCATACGAATACATAACCGTCAAAGACGTAATGTTAGATGCAAACTACACAGGTGGTGGAATTTCAGTTATCAACTCACTTAGAACAACCATTGATAACTGCTACATTTCTCATTTCACAACAGATGGAATTCTTGTGCAAGGTGGTCATGAGACCTACATACATAATTCATTCTTAGGTCAACACATTACTGCTGGTGGTGATCCTGGCGAAAAGAACTTTGGAGGAACTGGAATTAACATAATGGGTAACGACAATGCAGTGACAGATGTTGTAATCTTCTCAGCTGAAACAGGCATTAGGATATCTGGTCAAGCTAACATTCTTACAGGGGTACATTGTTATAATAAGGCCACAGGTTGGGGTGGAACTGGGGTTTATTTAACTTCAGCAGGCTCAATTCAAACTCGGATAGCCAATTCATATATGGATTTCACTGGAATTGTCGCTGAAGACCCTTCACAGCTTCATATTTCTAATACATTTTTTCTTGGTGATGGTTTCATTCTTCTGAAATCGAATAGGGGCGAGATACATGGAGTTAACATTGTTGATAATATGTTTTCTGGGAGTGGTAAAGGGATtgatattgttcagttggatcaATCTAAGTCTCCATTTACAACGGTCGATCAAATTGTTGTTGACCGAAATAATGCACGAGGAATGAATCTTAGATCAACTGTTGGTAAGGGATCGATACAAGGGAATGGAAGTTCATGGAGTTTAGATTTTAATGGGGTGTTATTGTTTCCTAACCTCATCAAGCATGTACAATACACTTTGAGTACTTCGACGGGGTCGTTTCCTAATCATGCCCTGACAAATGtaactggtaatcgggtcgttgTCGAGTCGGATAAACCTGTTGCTGCTAAAGTTTTCGTTACGGTTGATCAAAGTACGACGATtgatagttga